The Echinicola rosea genome has a segment encoding these proteins:
- a CDS encoding sulfatase-like hydrolase/transferase, with product MKRYNIIYSTFSRGLFSWPYLLTLVMCLAPLFSHGQMESSKNDKPNVIMVFIDDMGYGDLSAYGNCDIATPNMDRIGQEGVTLRRFYVGSPICSPSRVTLMTGQYPSRFNITSFLASRESNEKRGMANYLDDKVLTIADHFKAEGYSTAHFGKWHMGGGRDVGEAPLPAAYGFDESLVSFEGLGDRLLDKDHGLSKQSAELGRGEIRWVEKHEKTPIYVDRTLEFIERNKDKPFYINLWPNDVHDPFHPKEDHLSLFPNYANNHYIQEYLAVIYQLDQEIGRLLKGLEEMEELDNTLIILTSDNGPTDWGYYYKENYQPPGDAGPFRGRKWSLYEGGIRVPFMARWPEHISSGKVMESTVHATDLLPTLVNLLNLSRPETSLDGEDRSQVLLGTESDRSEPIYWEYGSPHDISPGNPRFRSPRLAILQGSYKLLLNDDSTQVELYDVSKDIAETQNIANNHPELVEKLSAKLLRWKRDLP from the coding sequence ATGAAACGTTATAATATTATCTACAGTACATTTAGCAGAGGTCTCTTTTCTTGGCCGTACCTGTTAACCCTGGTGATGTGTTTGGCGCCATTATTCAGCCATGGACAAATGGAGAGTTCCAAAAACGATAAGCCAAATGTCATCATGGTCTTTATCGATGATATGGGGTATGGAGATCTCAGCGCGTATGGAAATTGTGATATAGCCACTCCAAATATGGACAGAATTGGGCAAGAAGGAGTGACCCTTAGAAGGTTTTATGTTGGCTCGCCCATTTGTTCTCCTTCTCGGGTCACCTTGATGACGGGGCAATATCCCTCAAGATTTAACATTACCTCCTTTTTGGCCAGTAGGGAAAGTAATGAAAAGAGAGGAATGGCGAATTATTTGGACGATAAAGTGCTTACGATCGCAGATCATTTTAAGGCTGAGGGCTATTCGACAGCACATTTTGGGAAATGGCACATGGGAGGAGGTCGTGATGTAGGGGAAGCACCTTTGCCAGCTGCTTATGGGTTTGATGAATCCTTGGTTTCATTTGAAGGATTGGGTGATCGATTACTCGATAAGGATCATGGGCTTTCCAAGCAAAGTGCCGAACTGGGCAGAGGAGAGATCAGATGGGTAGAAAAGCATGAAAAAACACCGATTTACGTCGATCGAACATTGGAATTTATAGAGAGAAATAAGGATAAGCCATTTTATATCAATCTTTGGCCGAACGATGTTCATGATCCATTTCATCCCAAAGAAGACCATTTGAGCTTATTTCCTAATTACGCCAACAATCATTATATTCAGGAGTACTTAGCTGTGATTTACCAACTTGACCAGGAAATCGGAAGGTTGCTGAAAGGCTTGGAGGAAATGGAGGAACTGGACAACACGCTGATTATCCTCACCAGTGACAATGGCCCAACAGATTGGGGTTATTATTATAAAGAGAACTATCAGCCACCGGGAGACGCTGGTCCTTTCCGTGGAAGGAAATGGAGCCTCTATGAAGGGGGGATCCGGGTGCCTTTTATGGCCAGGTGGCCAGAACATATTTCGTCTGGAAAAGTAATGGAATCCACCGTTCATGCTACAGATTTGTTGCCCACTTTGGTTAATCTACTAAACTTGAGCAGGCCTGAGACGTCACTGGATGGAGAAGACAGAAGTCAAGTGCTTTTGGGGACGGAATCTGATCGATCTGAACCGATCTATTGGGAATATGGCAGTCCACATGATATTTCTCCGGGAAATCCGCGGTTTAGGAGTCCCCGCTTAGCCATATTACAAGGATCTTATAAATTACTGTTAAATGATGACAGCACCCAAGTAGAGCTGTACGATGTTTCTAAAGATATTGCAGAAACCCAAAATATAGCCAATAACCATCCTGAGCTGGTGGAGAAACTTTCGGCCAAATTGCTTCGATGGAAGCGGGATTTACCCTAG